A window of Cohnella herbarum contains these coding sequences:
- a CDS encoding DUF5107 domain-containing protein encodes MNKVQVFQEMLRIPTYPLLQDDINPIFDKALDPYPYSMQNYRDNAIQLTEYETVVLENEYLRLVLLPSLGGRLYSALDRRTGKEMFYKNNVIKPRMIGTRGGWFSGGVEFNFPISHSPNTMERVNYAIREHEDGSGSVEFGNIERISGMNWKVELKLMPGKARIEQNVTLYNPTSCDQRFYFWTNAAVAYDPGLELIYPFDWCVNNLTPNYVKWPYFREFDCRNADDIPYAFETFGKLTTDNFFGSYNHAAGHGVAHYADRKALKGAKFFSWGNDELSKAWNKSLTDDESQYLEIQSGPFETQMVYKFMKPYQQMKWSEYWYPIPELGGLKYANKSIAVNYRPEGSRLELKLRAVEHLDDCRIRLKSGDKVYSDRRSLSPERMESIVWTTEQSLDLDSRIELDIYSGDDLVLQWRGNQPSDEDYADANVYGDARIVLEERDRQRLYDYAVRQESLGETDQAFELYMRNLETFPQCVLTLNRVGGIHLKRLELERAEQIFRKALAYDNRNDEARFQLGVVFKEKGQLTKAKSLMLDIALDASQYEASVIELIKLDIMLGDYKEAESLFESIRLPNRYTDFLQAIASRKSARSRSAAEVDPTEPAADELLLAERYLSAFNGGHKESLMRFTGGDEQVLLRIALEYTGLLLFEEARNILELIGKPGMGMKSRLLYYDVCRQNGKTEGSIQEALAGSLDYVFINESRLAKILQEHAGQDDKGRADYLLGTYLYAGGRKEEALRHLTSAYEKGLKYTVLLYSIGYIYRHGMNDNAMAVEYWSEDLRINGGSNALVLIGLDAIFKQTSQLERRTNLLPYLGNIRNRSLVLLTMIGILQDSGLYEQALSMLQTEEFENWEGQELSGSCYREVIQSLAFHEAEQGNMGKAREWIERIDRYPPNLNYGDSARAPLAEVHYTKGIIFDMTGDPAAAWREFDQGAWELHNGVIAHTERSKAFSRKCYERRNGHQIQSRGGNLK; translated from the coding sequence TTGAACAAAGTACAGGTTTTCCAGGAGATGCTGCGGATTCCAACCTATCCGCTGTTGCAGGACGATATTAACCCGATTTTCGATAAGGCGCTCGATCCTTATCCCTATTCCATGCAGAACTATCGAGATAATGCGATCCAATTGACGGAATACGAGACCGTTGTCCTTGAGAACGAATACTTGCGCCTGGTGCTGCTGCCTTCTTTGGGCGGACGTTTGTACAGTGCATTGGACAGGCGGACCGGCAAGGAAATGTTTTATAAAAACAACGTCATTAAACCCAGAATGATCGGCACACGGGGGGGATGGTTCTCGGGCGGCGTCGAATTCAATTTTCCGATCAGCCATTCTCCCAATACGATGGAACGGGTCAACTACGCGATCCGCGAGCATGAGGACGGCAGCGGTTCGGTCGAATTCGGCAACATCGAGCGCATCTCGGGGATGAATTGGAAGGTGGAATTAAAGCTGATGCCGGGGAAAGCCCGAATCGAGCAAAATGTCACCTTGTACAACCCGACCTCCTGCGACCAAAGGTTTTACTTCTGGACCAATGCGGCGGTGGCGTACGATCCGGGCTTGGAACTGATCTATCCCTTTGACTGGTGCGTCAACAATTTGACGCCGAATTACGTGAAATGGCCCTATTTCAGAGAATTCGATTGCAGGAATGCCGACGACATTCCGTACGCGTTCGAGACATTCGGCAAGTTGACGACGGACAACTTCTTCGGGTCCTACAACCATGCGGCCGGCCATGGCGTTGCCCATTATGCCGACCGCAAGGCGTTGAAGGGAGCCAAATTTTTCTCTTGGGGCAACGACGAATTAAGCAAGGCGTGGAACAAGTCGTTGACGGACGACGAATCGCAGTATTTAGAAATTCAAAGCGGACCTTTTGAAACCCAGATGGTTTACAAATTCATGAAGCCATATCAGCAGATGAAGTGGAGCGAATACTGGTATCCGATCCCGGAGCTGGGCGGATTGAAATACGCCAATAAGTCGATCGCGGTGAACTATCGTCCGGAGGGCAGTCGGCTGGAACTCAAGCTTCGCGCCGTGGAACATCTGGACGACTGCCGCATCCGGTTGAAGTCGGGCGATAAGGTATATTCGGATCGGCGCAGCCTGTCGCCCGAACGGATGGAATCGATCGTCTGGACGACCGAACAATCGCTTGACTTGGACAGTCGAATAGAACTGGACATCTATTCCGGGGATGATCTCGTCTTGCAATGGCGAGGAAATCAACCATCCGATGAAGACTACGCGGATGCGAATGTATATGGGGACGCGAGAATCGTTCTTGAGGAACGGGATCGGCAGCGGCTTTATGATTACGCCGTCAGGCAGGAATCCCTGGGCGAAACGGATCAGGCATTCGAATTGTATATGCGCAACCTGGAGACGTTCCCTCAATGCGTCCTGACCCTGAACAGGGTCGGGGGGATTCATCTGAAACGCTTGGAGCTGGAACGGGCGGAACAAATTTTTCGGAAAGCGTTGGCCTATGACAATCGGAACGATGAAGCGAGATTTCAGCTTGGGGTCGTTTTCAAGGAAAAAGGCCAACTGACCAAAGCGAAAAGCCTCATGCTCGATATTGCGCTGGATGCTTCTCAATACGAGGCATCGGTCATCGAGCTGATCAAACTGGATATTATGCTCGGCGACTATAAGGAGGCCGAATCGCTCTTCGAGTCGATCCGTCTTCCCAATCGATATACGGACTTTCTGCAAGCTATCGCAAGCAGAAAATCCGCGAGAAGCCGGAGTGCGGCTGAGGTCGATCCGACGGAGCCTGCGGCCGATGAACTGTTGCTTGCCGAACGATATTTATCGGCCTTCAACGGCGGACATAAGGAAAGTCTGATGCGATTCACGGGCGGCGACGAGCAAGTCTTGCTGCGCATTGCGCTGGAATACACGGGCTTGCTGCTGTTCGAGGAAGCTCGTAACATCTTGGAACTGATCGGCAAACCCGGGATGGGGATGAAGAGCCGGCTGCTCTATTATGACGTCTGCCGGCAGAACGGCAAGACTGAAGGATCGATCCAGGAGGCGCTGGCAGGCAGCCTGGATTATGTGTTCATCAATGAAAGCCGTCTGGCCAAGATCTTGCAGGAGCATGCCGGTCAGGACGATAAGGGACGGGCGGATTATTTGCTCGGCACATATTTATACGCCGGTGGCAGGAAGGAAGAAGCGCTGCGGCACTTGACGAGCGCTTATGAGAAAGGACTTAAATATACGGTGCTGTTGTACAGTATCGGTTATATCTATCGCCATGGCATGAACGATAACGCTATGGCCGTCGAATACTGGTCTGAGGATCTGCGGATCAATGGCGGAAGCAACGCGCTTGTGCTCATCGGTCTGGATGCGATCTTTAAGCAAACGAGTCAATTGGAGAGGCGAACGAATCTGCTGCCTTATTTGGGCAACATCCGGAATCGCAGCCTGGTCCTGTTGACGATGATTGGAATTCTCCAAGATTCGGGGTTATACGAGCAGGCGCTGTCGATGCTGCAAACCGAAGAGTTCGAAAACTGGGAGGGTCAGGAATTAAGCGGCTCCTGCTATAGAGAGGTCATCCAAAGCCTGGCATTCCATGAAGCCGAGCAAGGGAATATGGGCAAAGCAAGGGAATGGATCGAACGAATCGATCGCTATCCCCCCAATTTGAATTACGGAGACTCGGCGCGCGCGCCATTGGCCGAAGTCCATTATACCAAAGGAATCATCTTTGACATGACCGGCGATCCGGCGGCGGCTTGGCGTGAATTTGATCAAGGCGCTTGGGAATTGCATAACGGCGTAATCGCCCACACGGAACGCAGCAAAGCGTTCAGCCGCAAGTGCTATGAGCGGAGAAACGGACATCAGATCCAATCAAGAGGAGGTAATCTCAAATGA
- a CDS encoding PIG-L deacetylase family protein — MRVLAIGAHPDDVEALCGGTLAKCAARGDRITIMIATNGNVGSSTLSREEIAAVRKKEAEDAAALIGADLIWMGFDDEFLFHDRQTRLAFINAIRKADPDFMFVTSPNDYHPDHRICGEIAIDCRIPVTVPLIETEYPPMSKIPHVFLMDTVGSVGFEPDAYVDITDTYELRGRMLQCHESQGAWLQYVYGMDYAEFLARPTAMRGMAIGVKYAEAFRSLPMYPISGGSYMLP, encoded by the coding sequence ATGAGAGTATTGGCCATCGGGGCGCATCCGGATGACGTGGAGGCGCTATGCGGAGGAACGCTGGCGAAATGCGCGGCAAGAGGCGATCGAATCACGATCATGATTGCCACGAACGGCAACGTAGGCTCTTCTACGCTATCCCGCGAAGAGATTGCGGCAGTTAGAAAGAAAGAGGCGGAGGACGCCGCCGCGTTAATAGGAGCGGATCTGATTTGGATGGGATTCGACGACGAGTTTTTGTTTCACGATCGTCAGACCCGGCTTGCCTTTATCAACGCGATTCGGAAAGCCGACCCGGACTTCATGTTCGTCACCAGTCCCAACGATTATCATCCCGATCATCGGATATGCGGAGAGATCGCCATTGACTGCCGCATTCCGGTGACGGTGCCCTTAATCGAAACGGAATATCCGCCGATGAGCAAAATCCCTCACGTATTCCTAATGGATACGGTCGGCTCCGTCGGTTTTGAGCCTGATGCGTACGTGGACATTACCGACACCTATGAGCTGAGAGGCCGTATGTTGCAATGTCATGAGAGCCAGGGGGCATGGCTGCAATATGTTTACGGAATGGATTACGCCGAATTTTTGGCCAGACCGACTGCCATGCGGGGAATGGCGATCGGCGTCAAGTACGCCGAAGCGTTTCGCAGCCTCCCGATGTATCCGATAAGCGGCGGATCATATATGCTGCCTTAA
- a CDS encoding alcohol dehydrogenase catalytic domain-containing protein produces the protein MDSYKKIWEWTGYNELASRLVERNAPGPGEVEVRVQAIGICGTDLHIMSGRVRFAEQPLPLGHELAGVVERVGEGVSQWKAGDRVCMDPLIGCGGCPACLTGNKHRCPAAGEIGLQFPGVGNSS, from the coding sequence ATGGATTCGTATAAAAAAATATGGGAGTGGACGGGATACAACGAGTTGGCGTCCCGTCTCGTCGAACGCAATGCGCCAGGTCCCGGCGAGGTGGAAGTCCGAGTTCAGGCAATCGGCATTTGCGGAACCGATCTGCACATAATGAGCGGCCGTGTCCGGTTTGCCGAGCAGCCGCTGCCCCTTGGCCACGAGCTGGCGGGAGTGGTGGAGCGGGTCGGCGAAGGGGTTAGTCAATGGAAAGCCGGCGATCGCGTATGCATGGATCCTTTGATCGGATGCGGCGGATGTCCGGCCTGTTTAACGGGGAACAAACATCGTTGTCCTGCTGCGGGAGAGATAGGGCTCCAGTTCCCGGGGGTTGGCAACAGTTCTTAA
- a CDS encoding zinc-binding dehydrogenase: protein MEIRLGMNATVLGDGPTGLFYVQLLKKAGTGKIRLVGMRENRLELGRRLGADETTNLRTQTLQSLAETQDIVIEAAGTEASLQSGIQLLKKGGQLLLFGLPGQPIVTDIQSVVLKELRLYGSTNAPGVWPRVIEMIASGGVKVYPLITHRYAFDELDKAVETARSQSDEAIKIIVHNP from the coding sequence TTGGAAATCCGTTTAGGCATGAATGCGACGGTGCTAGGGGACGGTCCGACGGGATTGTTTTATGTGCAGCTGTTAAAAAAAGCGGGTACAGGTAAGATCCGTTTAGTCGGCATGCGAGAAAACCGACTCGAGCTTGGACGCCGTTTAGGTGCGGACGAAACGACGAATTTACGGACTCAGACCCTCCAATCCTTGGCTGAAACCCAGGATATCGTGATCGAAGCGGCAGGTACGGAGGCATCGCTCCAAAGCGGCATACAATTGTTGAAAAAAGGCGGACAGCTTTTGTTGTTCGGGTTGCCCGGCCAACCGATTGTAACGGACATTCAATCCGTGGTGTTAAAAGAACTTCGATTGTACGGCTCGACGAATGCGCCTGGCGTGTGGCCCCGGGTTATTGAAATGATCGCCTCGGGCGGAGTGAAGGTGTATCCGTTAATTACGCACCGTTATGCTTTTGATGAGCTGGATAAAGCCGTTGAAACCGCACGCAGCCAGTCCGATGAAGCGATCAAAATCATCGTCCACAATCCATAA
- a CDS encoding mandelate racemase/muconate lactonizing enzyme family protein, whose product MRITAVKTKAIKIPFFKGEKWSGGTRYSAPSLIVQIETDEGLIGIGESVGPTIPVIQTVVDKEFGPFLIGRDPMELESILHQLDEYCVNWQQIGNYGMAGIEMALLDLRGKILNTPVYNLLGGKCKSEVAFAGYIFIDTPENNAEEARKFVAAGYSELKLKVGRDIDFDEKRVKAVRAAVGPAIKIRIDANQNWSIPTAIKAIRKMEKYDLQMVEQPTRYDDVDGMATVARAVDVPIIADEGCATYEDALRLIDKRACACFLVYPSEAGGILKAKQIVDLANHAGIWCVTGSWAETGIGTMGNVHFISSSRNFPFANDTHLNFMTGDLLREPIIFNRGTITVPDRPGFGIDLDIAKLDHFGNHFKREMVFYDPEDPQFQPRIGQIL is encoded by the coding sequence ATGAGAATTACCGCAGTAAAAACCAAAGCCATCAAAATCCCCTTTTTTAAAGGAGAAAAATGGTCCGGAGGCACAAGGTACAGCGCTCCGTCCCTGATCGTCCAGATCGAGACCGACGAAGGGCTGATCGGAATCGGAGAGTCGGTGGGGCCGACCATTCCCGTCATTCAGACTGTGGTCGACAAAGAGTTTGGGCCTTTTCTGATCGGGCGCGACCCGATGGAATTGGAATCGATTCTTCATCAGTTGGATGAATACTGCGTGAATTGGCAACAAATCGGTAATTACGGCATGGCCGGAATCGAGATGGCGCTTCTCGACTTGCGGGGTAAAATCTTAAATACGCCAGTGTACAATCTCCTGGGCGGCAAGTGCAAATCCGAAGTGGCATTCGCCGGTTATATATTTATCGACACGCCCGAAAACAATGCGGAAGAAGCACGGAAATTCGTCGCTGCGGGGTATAGCGAACTCAAATTAAAGGTCGGCAGGGATATCGACTTCGACGAGAAGCGCGTGAAAGCCGTGCGCGCAGCGGTAGGCCCCGCAATCAAAATCCGCATTGACGCCAATCAAAACTGGAGCATACCCACCGCGATCAAAGCCATACGAAAAATGGAAAAATACGATTTGCAAATGGTGGAGCAACCTACCCGGTATGATGACGTTGACGGTATGGCGACCGTGGCTCGCGCGGTTGATGTGCCGATCATCGCGGATGAAGGATGCGCCACCTATGAAGATGCTTTGCGTTTGATCGATAAACGAGCTTGCGCGTGTTTTCTTGTCTATCCGTCCGAGGCCGGAGGAATCTTGAAAGCGAAGCAAATTGTCGATCTGGCAAACCACGCCGGTATCTGGTGCGTAACCGGAAGCTGGGCGGAAACCGGTATTGGCACTATGGGCAATGTCCATTTCATTTCGTCTTCACGCAACTTCCCGTTTGCCAACGATACGCATTTAAATTTCATGACCGGCGATCTGCTGCGGGAGCCGATCATCTTTAATCGGGGGACAATCACGGTTCCCGACCGTCCCGGGTTCGGCATCGATTTGGATATCGCCAAGCTGGACCATTTCGGCAATCATTTTAAGAGGGAAATGGTTTTCTATGACCCGGAGGATCCCCAATTCCAGCCTCGAATTGGGCAGATTTTGTAG
- a CDS encoding M20 family metallopeptidase produces MSTALETWKTQILQHIDDAKSLYIDTSHRIHANPEIGNQEYFASKTLTDILQNAGFEVTRDVAGHETGFVARKASSKQGPKIGFLAEYDALPGLGHACGHNIIGTTSTAAAIALSRVIDVTGGEVFVFGTPAEEGGPNGSAKGSFVKHGLFEGIDAALMIHPLGTTRLSSSSLALEPLDFRFFGKASHAAGAPEQGINALDAVIQLFNGINALRQQLPTDVRIHGIITHGGDAPNIIPEYASARFFIRASTWERTEAVSEKVRNIAEAAALATGSTVKIERFQNEVHDFVLNRPLDEIVGKHLESLGETIVYEQKSGVGSTDAGNVSRVVPTAHPYIKIGPDDLTPHTPDFREAAGSSRGDEALLIGAKALALTGLELIIDPELLASVTAEFNLNNQAAQ; encoded by the coding sequence ATGAGCACTGCCCTAGAGACATGGAAAACCCAAATCTTACAGCACATCGACGACGCAAAATCACTTTATATCGACACTAGCCATCGTATCCATGCGAATCCGGAGATTGGCAATCAGGAATATTTCGCCTCTAAGACATTAACGGACATTTTGCAGAACGCGGGCTTCGAAGTAACCCGCGATGTTGCCGGCCATGAAACAGGGTTTGTTGCCCGTAAAGCATCGTCAAAACAAGGACCTAAAATCGGTTTTCTCGCTGAATACGACGCTCTCCCCGGTCTTGGACACGCTTGCGGCCATAACATCATCGGCACAACAAGCACAGCGGCCGCCATTGCGCTTTCACGCGTAATTGACGTAACCGGCGGTGAAGTGTTTGTATTCGGAACGCCCGCCGAGGAGGGCGGTCCGAACGGCAGCGCAAAGGGGAGCTTTGTCAAACACGGCTTGTTTGAAGGGATCGACGCGGCGTTGATGATCCATCCGCTCGGTACAACGCGCCTGTCGTCATCAAGCTTGGCATTAGAACCGCTCGATTTTCGATTTTTCGGAAAAGCGTCCCATGCCGCGGGAGCGCCGGAACAAGGGATTAACGCGCTGGATGCGGTTATCCAATTGTTCAACGGCATTAACGCTTTACGGCAGCAGTTGCCTACCGATGTCCGGATTCACGGCATCATTACTCACGGCGGAGATGCGCCGAACATTATTCCGGAGTATGCCTCTGCGCGATTCTTCATCCGGGCAAGCACGTGGGAACGTACGGAAGCCGTCTCCGAGAAGGTACGTAATATCGCTGAAGCCGCCGCTCTGGCAACCGGAAGTACGGTAAAGATCGAAAGGTTCCAAAATGAAGTGCACGACTTTGTTTTGAACCGCCCGCTGGACGAAATCGTCGGCAAACATCTCGAATCGTTAGGCGAAACCATCGTCTATGAGCAGAAATCGGGCGTGGGCTCGACCGACGCCGGAAACGTCAGCCGAGTCGTTCCGACAGCCCATCCTTATATCAAGATCGGTCCCGACGATCTGACTCCTCACACGCCTGATTTCCGTGAAGCGGCAGGATCAAGCAGAGGGGATGAAGCGTTGCTTATCGGCGCTAAAGCTTTGGCCTTAACAGGGTTGGAGCTCATTATCGATCCCGAGCTTCTTGCATCGGTAACAGCAGAATTTAACCTCAATAATCAGGCAGCACAATAA
- a CDS encoding LLM class flavin-dependent oxidoreductase codes for MSKQIRMNAFDMTSAMHNSHGLWKHPLNVRTSRYKDLDYWTELAQLLERGKFDAVFLADVVGIYDIYGQSRDAAVRDAVQVPLNDPAFAIPIMAQATKHLSFALTVSTTYEHPYAHARRMSTLDHLTKGRLAWNVVTSYLPSAARNFGLQEMMKHDDRYEMADEFLDVVYKLWEASWEDHAIVHDVENRMFTDPAKVHEINHAGKYYRVPGPHLSEPSLQRTPVIYQAGGSPRGSDFAARHAECIFVGGPTPAQTKQYIQDIKNRAESFGRNPDHIKAFTFLNVVVAETTKEAEAKYEEYASLWSSEAAKAQYGGSTGYDLSQYSDLDTSFEYKHTEHGQSRAASLTKDNPKKLTVREVLNGFERPGRKMSIVGNPQEVADGIQSYFEAAGVDGFNLTHMITPGSLIDFVDLVVPELQKRGVYKTEYEPGTFREKLFGEGQRLLPAGHPGANLRRGISQDG; via the coding sequence ATGAGTAAACAAATCCGTATGAACGCATTTGACATGACAAGCGCAATGCACAACTCGCATGGGCTATGGAAACACCCGCTCAATGTTCGAACATCCCGGTACAAAGATTTGGACTATTGGACGGAGCTGGCTCAGCTGCTTGAGCGCGGCAAGTTCGATGCTGTTTTTTTGGCGGATGTCGTCGGGATTTACGATATCTACGGGCAGAGCAGAGATGCCGCCGTCCGCGATGCCGTGCAAGTTCCGCTCAATGATCCGGCCTTCGCTATTCCCATCATGGCGCAGGCAACGAAACACTTGTCGTTTGCCCTAACCGTCAGTACAACCTATGAGCATCCATACGCACACGCCCGAAGAATGAGTACGCTGGATCATTTAACAAAAGGGCGGTTGGCCTGGAATGTGGTGACGTCCTATCTGCCAAGCGCCGCTCGAAATTTCGGGTTGCAGGAGATGATGAAGCACGATGATCGTTACGAAATGGCGGACGAATTTCTTGATGTCGTATATAAGCTATGGGAGGCAAGCTGGGAAGATCATGCGATCGTCCACGATGTGGAGAATCGCATGTTCACGGATCCGGCCAAGGTTCATGAGATCAATCATGCAGGCAAGTATTACCGGGTTCCCGGCCCCCATCTCAGCGAGCCCTCGCTTCAGCGGACTCCTGTTATTTATCAAGCCGGAGGCTCCCCGCGCGGAAGCGACTTCGCGGCTCGTCATGCGGAATGCATATTCGTCGGGGGACCGACACCGGCACAGACCAAGCAATATATTCAGGATATTAAGAACCGCGCGGAATCTTTCGGACGCAATCCGGATCACATTAAAGCTTTTACGTTCCTGAACGTTGTCGTAGCGGAAACGACCAAGGAGGCCGAGGCGAAGTACGAGGAGTATGCGAGCCTGTGGAGCTCGGAAGCGGCCAAGGCGCAATACGGAGGATCTACCGGATACGATCTTTCCCAATACTCCGATTTGGACACCTCTTTTGAATACAAGCACACGGAACACGGACAGTCCAGAGCGGCATCCTTGACGAAAGACAATCCGAAGAAATTAACCGTTCGCGAGGTGCTGAACGGATTCGAACGGCCCGGACGCAAGATGTCGATCGTCGGTAATCCGCAAGAAGTGGCGGACGGCATTCAAAGTTATTTCGAGGCGGCGGGTGTCGACGGGTTTAACTTGACGCATATGATTACTCCTGGCAGCTTGATCGATTTCGTCGATCTGGTCGTGCCCGAGCTTCAGAAACGAGGGGTGTACAAAACCGAGTACGAGCCGGGAACCTTCCGTGAAAAGCTGTTCGGAGAAGGCCAACGCTTGCTTCCGGCCGGTCACCCGGGCGCGAATCTTAGGAGGGGAATTTCGCAAGACGGTTGA
- a CDS encoding methionine ABC transporter ATP-binding protein — MIKFESVGKTFGSKNKPIRAVEDVSLTVAKGEIYGVIGYSGAGKSTLLRLVNLLERPTEGRILVNDRDVTEISSKELRHLRRRIGMIFQTFNLFNSRTVFGNVAYPLKLGRYPKHQLKQRVEELLRFVGLEDKADQYPEQLSGGQKQRVGIARALATSPDILICDEATSSLDPETTQEILKLLKKVNEEYSITILLITHEMHVIRSICDRVAVMEQGRVIEEGNVFDIFAHPQKLTTRNFIGSVQNDKLSPKLLETLRRDHKGRLFRIIFKDDTASEPILSKATRKHDVDFNIVYGSINELQGKLFGSLIVEFIAENGKIDEVISELGRTVELGEVIDHES; from the coding sequence TTGATCAAATTTGAATCCGTCGGCAAAACGTTCGGTTCCAAGAACAAACCTATCCGCGCTGTCGAAGATGTCTCCTTAACGGTTGCGAAAGGAGAAATCTACGGTGTAATCGGTTATAGCGGAGCCGGGAAAAGCACTCTTCTTCGGCTCGTGAATTTGTTGGAGCGGCCTACGGAAGGCAGAATTCTCGTTAACGATCGCGACGTTACCGAAATTTCATCCAAGGAGCTTCGTCATCTGCGCAGGCGAATCGGGATGATCTTTCAGACGTTTAATCTTTTTAACTCCCGAACCGTATTCGGCAATGTAGCTTATCCGTTAAAACTGGGGCGTTATCCAAAGCATCAGCTCAAGCAAAGAGTCGAAGAGCTGCTTCGATTTGTCGGATTGGAGGACAAAGCGGATCAATATCCGGAACAGTTGTCCGGAGGGCAAAAGCAGCGGGTTGGCATCGCGAGAGCGTTGGCGACATCGCCTGACATTCTGATCTGCGATGAGGCGACCTCATCCCTTGATCCGGAGACGACCCAAGAGATTCTCAAACTGCTTAAAAAAGTAAACGAGGAGTACAGCATTACCATTCTCTTAATCACTCACGAAATGCACGTCATTCGAAGCATATGCGATCGTGTCGCGGTTATGGAGCAGGGGAGAGTCATCGAGGAGGGGAACGTATTCGATATATTCGCCCATCCGCAAAAACTAACGACCCGGAACTTCATCGGTTCCGTTCAGAACGACAAGCTTTCCCCTAAGTTGCTGGAAACGTTAAGAAGAGACCACAAAGGACGATTGTTTCGAATCATTTTCAAAGACGACACGGCTAGCGAGCCGATCTTGTCGAAAGCTACGAGAAAACACGATGTCGATTTTAACATCGTTTATGGCAGCATCAATGAGCTGCAAGGCAAATTGTTCGGCAGCCTGATCGTAGAGTTTATCGCGGAGAACGGCAAAATCGACGAAGTGATCAGCGAACTGGGAAGGACAGTCGAGCTCGGGGAGGTTATCGATCATGAAAGTTGA
- a CDS encoding methionine ABC transporter permease: MKVDWNTFWPRVVEATGQTITMVSITLVISSLFGLLIGLLLFVTRKGNILENRFVFMVLNLFINIIRPIPFIIFLVTISPVTRFVIGTTIGTWAAIFPMAIVASFVIARVVENNLVSIDPGIIEAAKAMGANSFQIIFGVLVLEALGPLILGLTFITVALIDFSAMAGTVGGGGLGNLSMTYGYQRFDGSVMLVTIVILILLVQIAQFLGNRISRKFLRR; this comes from the coding sequence ATGAAAGTTGATTGGAATACATTCTGGCCGCGCGTAGTCGAGGCGACCGGCCAAACCATCACAATGGTGTCGATCACTCTTGTTATTTCGAGTTTGTTCGGTTTGCTCATCGGGCTTCTGCTGTTCGTTACGCGCAAAGGCAACATTTTGGAAAACCGATTTGTTTTTATGGTATTGAATTTGTTTATTAATATCATCCGTCCGATTCCATTCATTATTTTCCTGGTGACGATCAGTCCCGTAACGCGATTCGTAATCGGTACGACCATTGGAACATGGGCGGCTATCTTCCCGATGGCTATCGTGGCTTCATTCGTCATTGCCAGAGTGGTCGAGAATAACCTGGTTTCTATTGATCCGGGCATTATCGAAGCGGCCAAAGCGATGGGGGCCAATTCGTTCCAGATTATATTCGGCGTTCTTGTCCTTGAAGCGCTGGGACCCCTGATCCTTGGTTTAACGTTCATAACCGTTGCGCTTATTGATTTCTCGGCAATGGCAGGAACGGTTGGGGGAGGTGGTTTAGGCAACTTGTCGATGACATACGGCTATCAGCGCTTCGATGGCTCGGTTATGCTAGTCACCATCGTTATCCTTATTCTTCTTGTACAGATTGCTCAGTTCCTGGGAAACCGAATCTCGCGCAAGTTTTTACGCCGGTAA